From the Corallococcus caeni genome, one window contains:
- a CDS encoding alpha/beta fold hydrolase, translated as MSAPHGQAVSFRQDSLRVPDGADLYYQVRGDGSPGMVLCDGLGCDGFAWKYLLPYLGRRHRVLRWHYRGHGKSTVPTDRTRIGMAYTCDDLARVMDAAGMEKAVLFGHSMGVQVALEFHRRYARRVEGLVLVCGSYGMPLDTFHDSTLLKRIFPTLRSAVERFPRHTARIVHGALTTELVVQLAIRLEMNPELIARNDLAPYFTHLARMDPVVFVRTLDSLANHTAEDHLEHVDVPTLVVAGEKDRFTPGWLSRKMAEHIPASELLMISEGTHTAPLEVPGLVELRVERFLRERLGVETAESRPKVG; from the coding sequence GTGAGCGCGCCCCATGGACAGGCGGTCTCCTTCCGCCAGGACTCGCTGCGGGTGCCCGACGGCGCGGACCTCTACTACCAGGTGCGCGGGGACGGCAGCCCGGGCATGGTGCTGTGCGACGGCCTGGGCTGTGACGGCTTCGCGTGGAAGTACCTATTGCCCTACCTGGGCCGGCGCCACCGGGTGCTCAGGTGGCACTACCGGGGCCACGGCAAGAGCACCGTCCCCACGGACCGCACGCGCATCGGCATGGCGTACACCTGTGACGACCTGGCGCGGGTGATGGACGCGGCGGGGATGGAGAAGGCCGTGCTCTTCGGCCACTCCATGGGCGTGCAGGTGGCGCTGGAGTTCCACCGCCGCTACGCCCGGCGCGTGGAGGGGCTGGTGCTGGTGTGCGGCAGCTACGGCATGCCCCTGGACACCTTCCACGACTCCACGCTGCTCAAGCGCATCTTCCCCACGCTCCGGTCCGCGGTGGAGCGCTTCCCCCGCCACACCGCGCGCATCGTGCACGGGGCGCTCACCACGGAGCTGGTGGTGCAGCTGGCCATCCGCCTGGAGATGAACCCGGAGCTCATCGCGCGCAACGACCTGGCGCCCTACTTCACCCACCTGGCGCGCATGGACCCCGTCGTGTTCGTGCGCACCCTGGACTCGCTGGCGAACCACACCGCCGAGGACCACCTGGAGCACGTGGACGTGCCCACCCTGGTGGTGGCCGGGGAGAAGGACCGCTTCACCCCCGGGTGGCTGTCCCGGAAGATGGCCGAGCACATCCCCGCCTCCGAGCTCCTGATGATTTCAGAGGGCACCCATACCGCCCCACTGGAAGTCCCGGGCCTCGTGGAGCTGCGCGTGGAGCGCTTCCTGAGAGAGCGGCTGGGGGTTGAAACGGCCGAGTCACGACCCAAGGTGGGATAA
- the typA gene encoding translational GTPase TypA: protein MISRENIRNVAIVAHVDHGKTTLVDHLLRQAGTFRSNEHVAERVMDSNDLEREKGITILAKNTAVSYKGMQINIIDTPGHADFGGEVERGLRLVDGVILLVDAAEGPLPQTRFVLTKALAMGLKTVLVINKIDRQDARAKEVLDLVYSLYIDLGANEEQLEMPVLYTVARQGQASTSLDVPGKTLEPLYDAIIKHIPPPPPPPAEQTTLQLLVANLDYDDYVGRLAVGRVQAGRITPNMPVSVVREGGKVQQGKVVKLFGFSGLKRTEIADAGPGEIVSIAGIEEISIGDTIADFEKPVALPRITVDEPTMMMIFKVNDGPLAGKEGKYVTSRNLRERLYREAYRNVAVRVEDTATPDAFRVVGRGELALAVIIENMRREGYELTASNPEPITKTVDGQVHEPMELLFCDVPENSVGVVTERLGPRKGRMTDMTQLGSGRTRLQFRIPARGLIGFRSEFLTITRGEGIMSSQFDGFEPWFGYIPKRANGAMVSDRLGDTVPYALFSIQERGQLFVGAGTTVYEGMIIGEHAHPSELNVNCCREKKLTNIRAAGRDENVILVPPREMGLEKALEWIADDELVEVTPKSVRMRKKALAVGERYRAERDRKREERAEAAD, encoded by the coding sequence ATGATCTCTCGCGAAAACATCCGCAACGTCGCCATCGTCGCTCACGTCGACCACGGCAAGACCACCCTCGTCGACCACCTGCTCCGGCAGGCCGGCACCTTCCGCTCCAACGAGCACGTGGCCGAACGGGTCATGGACTCGAACGACCTCGAGCGCGAGAAGGGCATCACCATCCTCGCGAAGAACACCGCGGTCTCCTACAAGGGGATGCAGATCAACATCATCGACACCCCGGGCCACGCCGACTTCGGTGGCGAGGTGGAGCGAGGTCTGCGCCTGGTCGATGGCGTCATCCTGCTGGTGGACGCCGCCGAAGGCCCCCTGCCCCAGACCCGCTTCGTGCTCACCAAGGCGCTGGCCATGGGCCTGAAGACGGTGCTGGTCATCAACAAGATCGACCGTCAGGACGCCCGGGCCAAGGAAGTGCTGGACCTGGTGTACTCGCTCTACATCGACCTGGGCGCGAACGAAGAGCAGTTGGAGATGCCCGTCCTCTACACGGTCGCTCGCCAGGGTCAGGCCTCCACGTCGCTGGACGTGCCGGGCAAGACGCTGGAGCCGCTGTACGACGCCATCATCAAGCACATCCCGCCCCCGCCCCCTCCCCCGGCGGAGCAGACGACGCTGCAGCTCTTGGTCGCCAACCTGGACTACGACGACTACGTCGGCCGTCTGGCGGTGGGCCGCGTGCAGGCGGGCCGCATCACCCCGAACATGCCCGTGTCCGTCGTCCGCGAGGGCGGCAAGGTGCAGCAGGGCAAGGTCGTCAAGCTGTTCGGCTTCTCCGGCCTGAAGCGCACGGAGATCGCGGACGCGGGCCCCGGTGAGATCGTCTCCATCGCGGGCATCGAGGAGATCTCCATCGGCGACACCATCGCGGACTTCGAGAAGCCCGTGGCGCTGCCGCGCATCACCGTGGACGAGCCCACGATGATGATGATCTTCAAGGTCAACGACGGGCCGCTGGCGGGCAAGGAGGGCAAGTACGTCACCTCCCGCAACCTGCGCGAGCGCCTGTACCGCGAGGCCTACCGCAACGTGGCCGTGCGCGTGGAGGACACCGCGACGCCGGACGCGTTCCGCGTGGTGGGCCGTGGCGAACTGGCGCTGGCGGTCATCATCGAGAACATGCGCCGCGAGGGCTACGAGCTCACGGCCTCCAACCCGGAGCCCATCACCAAGACGGTGGACGGCCAGGTCCACGAGCCCATGGAGCTGCTCTTCTGCGACGTGCCGGAGAACAGCGTGGGCGTCGTGACGGAGCGCCTGGGGCCCCGCAAGGGCCGCATGACGGACATGACGCAGCTGGGCTCGGGCCGCACCCGCCTCCAGTTCCGCATCCCCGCGCGCGGCCTCATCGGGTTCCGCTCGGAGTTCCTCACCATCACGCGCGGTGAGGGCATCATGAGCAGCCAGTTCGACGGCTTCGAGCCGTGGTTCGGCTACATCCCGAAGCGCGCCAACGGCGCCATGGTCTCCGACCGCCTGGGCGACACGGTGCCGTACGCGCTGTTCAGCATCCAGGAGCGCGGTCAGCTCTTCGTGGGCGCGGGCACCACCGTGTACGAGGGCATGATCATCGGCGAGCACGCGCACCCGTCCGAGCTCAACGTCAACTGCTGCCGCGAGAAGAAGCTCACCAACATCCGCGCCGCCGGCCGCGACGAGAACGTCATCCTCGTCCCGCCGCGCGAGATGGGGCTGGAGAAGGCCCTGGAGTGGATCGCCGACGACGAGCTCGTCGAGGTGACGCCCAAGTCCGTGCGCATGCGCAAGAAGGCGCTGGCCGTGGGCGAGCGCTACCGCGCCGAGCGCGACCGCAAGCGCGAGGAGCGCGCCGAGGCGGCGGACTGA
- a CDS encoding sigma 54-interacting transcriptional regulator has product MDFEKHQNLHTIVMLRDVIRKWWQVELSFADRHGIVHDWQRGDFIPPPNDFCRHSLGAREGMRRCAQSVRVLHEKFKAAKNLRRSLFHDCHLRLSIVGAPLYIRNEYEGFLFVEGFARQPLTPGDGQVLLGKMRDIAPGALLELEGAAERVPVLDGSELSKLSDLLEFAVTEIANQEVELTRKEETIQSMASELSNRYRFEKIIGRSGAMNEVFRLMEKVANSDSTVLINGESGTGKELVARAIHHNGPRKDKPFVVQNCSAFNDNLLESALFGHTRGAFTGALKDKKGLFEVADTGTFFLDEVGDMSPALQVKLLRVLQEGTFLPVGGTQSREVDVRVIAATHKDLGELVKRGEFREDLFYRINVIRLQLPPLRERKDDLPVLIDHFLRKHHREGQRARGLAPEALGILGAYAWPGNIRELENEIERLLVLGGELEVIPAELLSSRIRDAVVPGGGPFIAPRAHGKLHEAVESLEKEMIHQGLVRTRYNKSRLSRELGISRSNLILKISRYGLDKGIPEGLDADEVEA; this is encoded by the coding sequence GCCCCCCAACGACTTCTGCCGCCACTCGCTGGGGGCGCGGGAGGGGATGCGGCGGTGTGCCCAGTCGGTGCGGGTGCTGCATGAGAAGTTCAAGGCCGCCAAGAACCTGCGCCGCTCGCTGTTCCACGACTGCCACCTGCGCCTGTCCATCGTGGGCGCGCCGCTCTACATCCGCAACGAGTACGAGGGCTTCCTCTTCGTGGAGGGCTTCGCCCGCCAGCCGCTCACCCCCGGCGACGGGCAGGTGCTCCTGGGGAAGATGCGCGACATCGCCCCCGGGGCGCTGCTGGAGCTGGAGGGCGCCGCGGAGCGCGTGCCGGTGCTGGACGGCTCGGAGCTGAGCAAGCTGTCCGACCTCCTGGAGTTCGCGGTGACGGAGATCGCCAACCAGGAGGTGGAGCTCACGCGCAAGGAGGAGACCATCCAGTCCATGGCCTCCGAGCTGTCCAACCGCTATCGCTTCGAGAAGATCATCGGCCGCTCCGGGGCCATGAACGAGGTCTTCCGCTTGATGGAGAAGGTGGCCAACTCCGACTCCACCGTCCTCATCAACGGCGAGTCCGGCACGGGCAAGGAGCTGGTGGCGCGCGCCATCCACCACAACGGCCCGCGCAAGGACAAGCCGTTCGTCGTGCAGAACTGCTCCGCCTTCAACGACAACCTGCTGGAGAGCGCCCTCTTCGGGCACACCCGGGGCGCCTTCACCGGCGCGCTCAAGGACAAGAAGGGCCTCTTCGAGGTCGCGGACACGGGCACCTTCTTCCTGGACGAGGTGGGCGACATGTCCCCGGCCCTCCAGGTGAAGCTCCTGCGCGTGCTCCAGGAGGGCACCTTCCTGCCCGTGGGCGGCACCCAGTCCCGCGAGGTCGACGTGCGCGTCATCGCCGCCACCCACAAAGACCTGGGGGAGCTGGTGAAGCGCGGCGAGTTCCGCGAGGACCTCTTCTACCGCATCAACGTCATCCGCCTGCAGCTGCCGCCCCTGCGCGAGCGCAAGGACGACCTGCCCGTCCTCATCGACCACTTCCTGCGCAAGCACCACCGCGAGGGCCAGCGCGCGCGGGGCCTGGCGCCGGAGGCCCTGGGCATCCTGGGCGCCTACGCCTGGCCGGGGAACATCCGCGAGCTGGAGAACGAGATTGAACGCCTGCTGGTGCTGGGCGGCGAATTGGAGGTCATCCCCGCGGAGCTGCTCTCCAGCCGCATCCGCGACGCCGTCGTCCCCGGCGGCGGGCCCTTCATCGCCCCGCGCGCGCACGGCAAGCTGCACGAGGCGGTGGAGTCCCTGGAGAAGGAGATGATCCACCAGGGCCTGGTGCGCACCCGCTACAACAAGAGCCGGCTGTCGCGCGAGCTGGGCATCAGCCGCTCCAACCTCATCTTGAAAATCTCCCGCTACGGGCTGGACAAGGGCATCCCCGAAGGCCTGGACGCGGACGAGGTGGAAGCGTGA